In one window of Hevea brasiliensis isolate MT/VB/25A 57/8 chromosome 10, ASM3005281v1, whole genome shotgun sequence DNA:
- the LOC131169637 gene encoding agamous-like MADS-box protein AGL103 has translation MNRNNGPLTPRKAIFRKRKETLKKKAEELSSLCGVPVCLICYQPDGKIDTWPEDKKEVDDILMKYTREENINLQPAVGFLDAENNNQASVVIKNENRKEKKEKKKKKVFETWDTRLDNLPEESLMDILTVLEEKEEILEERILQVDKSNSYPDSNSNTEDDNDDFRILARKSNQETLEFLQL, from the coding sequence aTGAATCGGAACAACGGGCCGTTGACTCCTCGCAAAGCCATCTTCAGGAAGAGAAAGGAAACATTGAAGAAGAAAGCAGAAGAGCTCTCCTCCCTGTGCGGTGTTCCAGTTTGCCTAATCTGTTATCAACCAGATGGGAAGATCGATACATGGCCCGAAGATAAGAAGGAGGTTGATGATATTCTCATGAAATATACACGTGAAGAAAACATAAACCTGCAGCCTGCAGTAGGGTTTTTGGACGCAGAGAACAACAATCAAGCTTCTGTGGTGATCAAGAACGAGAACaggaaagaaaagaaggagaagaagaagaagaaagtgtTTGAAACATGGGACACAAGGCTTGATAACTTACCTGAGGAATCTTTAATGGATATTTTGACGGTGTTGGAGGAGAAGGAAGAGATTTTGGAGGAAAGAATATTGCAGGTAGATAAGTCTAATTCCTATCCTGATTCTAATAGTAATACAGAAGATGATAACGATGATTTTAGGATTTTAGCAAGAAAATCCAACCAAGAAACCTTAGAGTTTTTGCAACTTTAG
- the LOC110639085 gene encoding 60S ribosomal protein L38: protein MPKQIHEIKDFLLTARRKDARSVKIKRSKDVVKFKVCCSKYLYTLCVFDSEKADKLKQSLPLGLSVQDL, encoded by the exons ATG CCGAAGCAAATCCATGAAATCAAGGATTTCCTTCTTACAGCAAGAAGGAAGGATGCCCGTTCTGTCAAGATCAAGCGAAGCAAAGATGTGGTGAAGTTCAAGGTTTGCTGCTCCAAGTACCTTTATACACTTTGTGTGTTTGACTCTGAGAAGGCTGACAAGTTGAAACAATCTCTTCCCCTTG GTTTGAGTGTGCAAGACCTGTGA